The sequence below is a genomic window from Pleurocapsa sp. PCC 7327.
CAGCACCCCCGTTTTGGCAAGTCTACTCGCTTGGGTTGCCTCGACGCAAGACTTATTACTGGGAGCGGGATTGCTCCTTTCCTATACTGGCGGATATGTTACACCCTTGATTGTAGCGGGGACTTTTACGGCTTCTCTCAAAAAGTTACTAGAATTGCGTCGTTGGTCGGGTTGGATTAAGCCGGCAAGTGGAGTGCTGCTAATAGTATTTGGGGTCTTTTCTCTTCTATCTCGGCTTCCTGTAGGAAGTTTTTAAACCGATCTCATCCTAATTTTAATATCCCGATCTTTACCAAGAAATTTATCAAAAACTATCTGCATTGCTCCAAAAATCCAAAATCTAAAATCAAATGACAATTTCAGATTCATCGAATCCCTCAGAGTTGCTATCTCTACCTCAACAAGGATTTCGTTACCTTATAAAAGTTATTACAGATCTTCGTTTGGCAATAGTTTTACTCTTGGTTATTGCCATTTTTAGTGTTAGTGGAACCCTTATAGAACAAGGGCAATCGCTGCAATTTTATCAAGAAAATTATCCAACAGATCCAGCATTATTTGGATTTATTACCTGGAAATTTATTTTAACTTTAGGGCTGAATCATGTTTATAGTACTTGGTGGTTTTTATCCTTATTAATTTTGTTTGGAACGAGTCTAACTGCCTGCACTTTTACTCGTCAATTTCCTGCTCTCAAAGCAGCTCGACATTGGAAATTATATCAGCAGCCCCGTCAGTTTCAAAAACTTGCTCTCAGTGCAGAACTTGATACGGGGTCGCCTAAATCTCTACTTCCTTTGCTAAAAAAGCGTGGCTATAAAGTTTTTCAAGAAAGTAATGCTCTCTATGCCCGTAAAGGGATTATTGGACGGATTGGTCCTATTATCGTTCATGCAGGGATTTTGATGATTTTGGCAGGAGGAATTTGGGGTACTCTCACGGGTTTTTTGGCACAGGAAATGGTGGCGAGTGGCGAGACATTTCAGATCGGAAATATTTTAGAATCAGGTCCTCTAGCAGCGCCACAAATTCCTAAAGATTGGGCAGTTAAAGTCAATCATTTTTGGATCGATTACACGCCTAATGGAGAGATCGATCAGTTTTATTCCGATCTTTCTGTTATTAACGAGCAAGGAGAAGAATTAGACCGCAAGACAATTTATGTTAACCAACCCCTGCGTTATCGCGGCGTGACTTTTTATCAAACCGATTGGGGGATTGCTGGAGTAAGGGTGCAAATTAATAAT
It includes:
- a CDS encoding cytochrome c biogenesis protein yields the protein MTISDSSNPSELLSLPQQGFRYLIKVITDLRLAIVLLLVIAIFSVSGTLIEQGQSLQFYQENYPTDPALFGFITWKFILTLGLNHVYSTWWFLSLLILFGTSLTACTFTRQFPALKAARHWKLYQQPRQFQKLALSAELDTGSPKSLLPLLKKRGYKVFQESNALYARKGIIGRIGPIIVHAGILMILAGGIWGTLTGFLAQEMVASGETFQIGNILESGPLAAPQIPKDWAVKVNHFWIDYTPNGEIDQFYSDLSVINEQGEELDRKTIYVNQPLRYRGVTFYQTDWGIAGVRVQINNSPIFQLPMAQLNTNGRGRLWGTWIPTKTDLSEGVSLIARDLQGTMVVYDNRGNLVGAVRSGMAIPINGVNLKILELVGSTGLQIKADPGVPIVYAGFALLMAGVVMSYVSHSQIWALQEGDRFYIGGKTNRAQVSFERELIAIVEELKLEKSAQVMETV